A genomic region of Aureimonas populi contains the following coding sequences:
- a CDS encoding sigma-70 family RNA polymerase sigma factor: MSAGSEDPAPATASPQDAARERLALRLRAVAQGDRVALRDVYDLTSAKLFGICLRILPDRQEAEDVLQDVYLTVWRKAEAFDPARASPVTWLATIARNRAIDRRRSLAGRHPPAAFEAALDVPDDDEGALAGLERAEDAHRLRACLEELDGRTRGAIARAFFAGLTYQELARERAMPLGTVKSLIRRGLIRLRGCLEA, translated from the coding sequence ATGAGCGCTGGGAGCGAGGATCCGGCCCCGGCCACGGCGTCGCCGCAGGACGCCGCGCGTGAACGGCTGGCCTTGCGCCTTCGCGCCGTGGCGCAGGGCGACCGCGTGGCGCTGCGCGACGTCTATGACCTGACGAGTGCGAAGCTTTTCGGCATCTGCCTGCGTATCTTGCCGGACAGGCAAGAGGCCGAGGACGTGTTGCAGGACGTGTATCTGACGGTGTGGCGCAAGGCGGAAGCCTTCGATCCCGCGCGGGCCAGCCCGGTGACGTGGCTGGCGACGATCGCCCGCAACCGCGCCATCGACCGCCGCCGCTCCCTGGCCGGGCGCCACCCGCCGGCCGCGTTCGAGGCCGCGCTCGACGTGCCGGACGATGATGAGGGGGCGCTGGCCGGGCTCGAGCGCGCCGAGGACGCGCACCGCCTGCGCGCCTGCCTGGAAGAACTCGACGGGCGGACGCGAGGCGCCATCGCGCGGGCGTTCTTCGCCGGACTGACCTACCAGGAACTCGCGCGCGAGCGCGCCATGCCGCTCGGGACGGTCAAAAGCCTCATCCGGCGCGGCCTCATCCGCCTGAGAGGGTGCCTGGAAGCATGA